A DNA window from Fusarium oxysporum f. sp. lycopersici 4287 supercont2.60 genomic scaffold, whole genome shotgun sequence contains the following coding sequences:
- a CDS encoding uncharacterized protein (At least one base has a quality score < 10), with product MVADVPVRENQDVGDRVDGDTIDSRRDAKPPQLRAHKSRYPAGVAALRADSTLHRLRRHAARHPEEQGHAEGLVKPAKGHKRRVSPRRHGGAADGPLTATAVYDGRVARDNEPSKVGPEVIEVMKAEGKYV from the coding sequence ATGGTGGCCGATGTCCCAGTGCGGGAGAACCAGGACGTGGGCGATAGGGTAGACGGCGATACTATAGACAGCCGTCGGGATGCCAAGCCGCCACAGCTTCGCGCGCACAAAAGCCGCTACCCCGCTGGCGTTGCCGCCCTTCGGGCTGACAGCACGCTGCATCGACTGCGCCGACATGCGGCCCGACACCCAGAAGAACAGGGCCATGCAGAAGGTCTGGTTAAACCCGCTAAAGGCCACAAGCGGCGGGTTAGTCCCCGGCGGCACGGTGGCGCTGCGGATGGGCCACTGACCGCCACTGCCGTATACGATGGCCGTGTGGCCCGTGATAACGAGCCCAGCAAGGTAGGTCCGGAGGTTATCGAGGTCATGAAGGCGGAGGGTAAGTATGTTTGA
- a CDS encoding uncharacterized protein (At least one base has a quality score < 10): MPYRWGTMLLAFAPVLVRVRPETLKKDLSQYMGGWNYQALLYTLWNELSLFIVGPALMALFQRRYSRPATSRTFSARYSYTAFLVHTPVNVAIELLVEAVLCPGGEKAAWMSTAAWKAAGPVIMTVLVSAVNVVASFTIGRWLVDYVPSVRSFI, translated from the coding sequence ATGCCCTATCGCTGGGGAACAATGCTGCTCGCCTTCGCCCCCGTGCTGGTCAGAGTCCGTCCCGAGACCTTGAAGAAGGACTTGAGCCAGTACATGGGCGGTTGGAACTATCAAGCCCTGCTGTACACGCTATGGAACGAGCTCTCTTTGTTTATTGTCGGCCCTGCGCTCATGGCGCTCTTCCAGCGACGATACTCCCGCCCAGCGACGTCAAGGACATTCTCGGCGCGGTATTCATATACAGCTTTCCTAGTACACACACCCGTCAACGTGGCCATTGAGCTTCTGGTTGAGGCGGTTCTATGCCCCGGCGGAGAGAAGGCGGCGTGGATGTCTACTGCCGCTTGGAAGGCCGCTGGGCCAGTAATCATGACGGTATTGGTTAGCGCTGTTAATGTAGTGGCCTCTTTCACGATTGGGCGGTGGTTAGTGGATTATGTTCCCAGCGTTCGCTCTTTCATTTAG
- a CDS encoding uncharacterized protein (At least one base has a quality score < 10), whose protein sequence is MGHRALTAQEKAERQRQRQEALHAKQTLRLVREHALDPHLRVIVDRALPISSASETIAATIDRPYANEDHSLVDQPAREWHATSTPSELPSCPGPSTVQRDEGSHSSPLIAKLSALDIRGDASTRPNAATHGPTDLRPVPVLPPILQNDEHDHSHYDAQNPPFDGDTEVSISEDCSAAKSVNPVLSSSNPMHQYEYPVSELASPSSQRPNARAWFTSSSAPSATDPHDPVLDGFLRSIDWQEMSESADFLLIQSGIYKKVFRSFFACSRSCKIAEPEHAHTLQERTEYIQRSLPPLHSVFDDLGAQTRNPHGSFSRWESFLSDQPSEPLSFRKTQASLTPESVTITRQWDIDSIWFRAKTLSAIRPPNQFRLSFFPSHKSNISTNQIIQPHGLDLAHTRHTSIGSFSTGNVRFNVIMFFPNRSHLPAPASMNSLSLDRFRDLYNDIIIPAAYKTLPDHAQQEIPSSYDLIYAKSRAYQENPGAGRWVADDESRTFRLAYSVPAEFLSRFWASVVQKANLHRIETRRGETVAYYQNPRLLFQAHDLKNVFARPNL, encoded by the exons ATGGGTCATCGAGCATTAACCGCACAGGAAAAAGCGGAACGGCAGAGGCAACGGCAGGAGGCACTCCATGCGAAACAGACACTGCGACTTGTTCGGGAGCATGCTCTGGATCCACATCTACGCGTGATCGTTGATCGTGCACTGCCTATATCATCCGCGTCAGAGACCATTGCAGCTACTATAG ATCGACCGTACGCGAACGAAGATCACAGTCTTGTGGATCAGCCAGCGCGAGAATGGCACGCAACTTCAACGCCTTCTGAACTGCCAAGTTGTCCGGGGCCATCGACCGTACAGCGAGACGAAGGATCCCACAGTTCGCCGTTGATTGCCAAGCTCTCCGCCCTTGATATAAGGGGTGATGCTTCGACACGGCCAAACGCTGCGACTCACGGTCCAACCGACCTCAGGCCCGTCCCAGTACTGCCACCTATTTTACAAAATGACGAGCACGATCATAGTCATTATGATGCCCAAAATCCTCCGTTCGATGGCGATACCGAAGTCTCCATATCCGAGGATTGTTCCGCAGCAAAATCGGTAAACCCAGTATTGTCGTCTTCCAATCCGATGCATCAATATGAGTATCCCGTTTCCGAATTGGCAAGTCCCTCTTCACAAAGGCCAAATGCACGAGCCTGGttcacatcatcatcggctCCGTCAGCTACTGACCCCCACGACCCGGTTCTCGACGGCTTCCTCCGTTCAATCGACTGGCAGGAGATGTCAGAAAGCGCGGACTTTCTACTCATACAGAGCGGcatatataaaaaagtatttCGGTCATTCTTTGCTT GTTCACGTTCATGCAAGATTGCCGAGCCCGAACACGCTCATACACTTCAAGAAAGAACCGAGTATATTCAGCGTTCTCTTCCGCCTTTACACTCTGTCTTCGATGACCTTGGGGCGCAGACACGTAACCCTCACGGCTCCTTTTCCAGATGGGAGAGCTTCCTCTCCGACCAACCATCAGAGCCGCTTTCCTTCCGCAAGACACAGGCTTCCCTCACCCCGGAATCAGTGACTATTACGCGCCAGTGGGACATTGACAGTATCTGGTTTAGGGCCAAAACTCTTTCAGCCATCCGGCCTCCCAACCAGTTCCGCTTGTCATTCTTCCCGTCACATAAGAGCAACATCTCCACCAATCAAATCATTCAACCTCATGGTCTAGATCTGGCACATACGCGGCATACTTCCATCGGGTCATTCTCCACCGGCAACGTCCGCTTCAACGTAATTATGTTTTTCCCTAATAGAAGTCACTTACCTGCACCGGCTTCTATGAATAGTCTTTCTCTAGATCGATTCAGAGATTTGTATAACGATATCATCATACCGGCGGCCTATAAAACATTACCAGACCACGCTCAGCAGGAGATTCCTAGTTCATATGACCTTATTTATGCAAAATCTCGTGCCTACCAGGAGAATCCGGGAGCTGGTCGTTGGGTCGCCGATGACGAGAGCCGAACCTTTCGCCTAGCCTATAGTGTCCCTGCCGAATTTCTTTCACGGTTCTGGGCGTCAGTTGTGCAGAAAGCGAACCTTCATCGGATTGAAACGCGTCGAGGAGAGACAGTCGCTTATTACCAGAATCCCCGCCTACTTTTCCAGGCTCACGACCTGAAGAACGTATTTGCACGACCGAACCTTTAA
- a CDS encoding uncharacterized protein (At least one base has a quality score < 10), which yields MRDHVSRQRHSQIPSQNDQQSHHEPWILLWKSACCRHLHGRLSAIAPEAPLDAKYYRSSLLRDAGIYYAKAKSTKSSNPGHPEFKSYGIIRAKAYNCKKELFRVIFNDYKLFSSGSLLLLAFDKGMLNNLAGINQNRQHAFKPQLSRSYIKRAWEANKRHLRAISSARRYPNFGIRKEVTFRLDVILAMLADGAFQPDQPTHTGPMMQEIMLDPTSDTQHYPFWIVPTRMINNFVSTQAARFILPLDDIFQEATSKAAKRYSSSSLNPVRQILAFYTAQLFCRLLIYALSDEDEEQHFDNWIWKSVWSVRLRGREKAVSERRGLGLGSLIDSTGMLWIPQSHIDWQHGHLSLKVLIHLYMARSPL from the coding sequence ATGCGTGACCATGTTAGCAGACAGCGTCATAGCCAGATACCATCGCAGAATGACCAGCAAAGTCACCATGAGCCCTGGATACTGCTCTGGAAAAGCGCCTGCTGTCGTCACCTTCATGGACGACTTAGTGCTATAGCACCGGAGGCCCCCCTAGATGCTAAGTACTACCGCTCCTCTCTTCTCCGGGACGCTGGTATTTACTACGCCAAGGCGAAATCGACCAAGTCGTCAAACCCGGGTCATCCAGAGTTCAAGTCATACGGCATTATCCGCGCAAAGGCCTATAACTGCAAGAAAGAGCTCTTTAGGGTTATATTTAATGACTATAAACTCTTCAGTTCAGGTTCTTTGCTACTCCTTGCCTTTGATAAAGGAATGTTAAATAACTTAGCTGGCATAAATCAGAATCGCCAGCATGCATTCAAGCCTCAGCTCAGTCGCTCCTATATAAAGCGCGCTTGGGAGGCAAATAAGCGGCATCTAAGGGCCATATCATCTGCTCGACGGTATCCTAATTTCGGAATCCGTAAAGAAGTCACATTCCGACTCGACGTCATCCTTGCCATGTTGGCCGACGGTGCATTTCAGCCTGACCAGCCTACCCATACTGGTCCTATGATGCAGGAGATTATGCTTGATCCTACATCTGATACCCAGCACTACCCCTTCTGGATAGTACCTACTCGTATGATAAATAATTTTGTTTCCACACAAGCTGCACGATTCATTCTCCCTCTCGACGACATATTCCAAGAGGCAACAAGTAAAGCGGCTAAGCgctattcttcttcttcgctcAATCCTGTCCGACAGATACTCGCCTTTTATACTGCCCAACTCTTTTGTCGTCTACTTATTTATGCTCTTagcgatgaagatgaggagcAGCATTTCGACAACTGGATATGGAAATCTGTTTGGTCGGTACGCCTTCGCGGGAGGGAAAAAGCAGTCAGCGAGCGGCGGGGTCTCGGCCTGGGCTCTCTCATTGATTCAACCGGGATGCTCTGGATTCCTCAAAGCCACATCGACTGGCAGCACGGTCATCTCTCGCTTAAGGTACTGATTCATTTGTATATGGCCCGGAGTCCGCTTTAG